The Trichoplusia ni isolate ovarian cell line Hi5 chromosome 17, tn1, whole genome shotgun sequence genome includes a region encoding these proteins:
- the LOC113502461 gene encoding peroxidase-like encodes MSLKCVVAIFLLANLAFGVRYDYHSSQPVSKSLLTYYENLNATDTCTFDIAPCDPNEWRRLDGSCNNLNQPAKGAYFVPMIRLLDSVYHNGNEPRKAADGEDLPLPRKVRTALLKIGKSSHPELSQQVPSFAAYVLMDIASIHDIEKMLLEKTDCCEPEHMNDPECTPNIIPEDDPIHRFSGIRCLNLTRPQTYQDFHCTQEKVPSLIIRATPSFDSSPIYNQFNDGEKARTYKDGLLITEEENGRLFPPTGPRGLCLLNQAPKETRCYQNHLNSVLPIHMYTLWFYRNHNFIAKELAKVNPHWDDETLFQTARDINIAFQQNMYFYEWLPAVMGYDNLVKAGILNKDQGFRDVYDDKLYPVMTLEYNFALRWFHTMIEATSHLYDKEGNKVGDMPLLEILFRTGWVPQDKNEEYITNGFIRQPCHNPDHSIDYDISERGLPLVQRVLDLATSDMHKNRLFGLAPYVDYVKLFNNITVNDFEDLSPLIDEENIYKLSLLYKNVRDIDLMAGMWSERHMQGGSVSKTLGDITLDALSRSIKGDRHWYERPNRPHAFNKVQLKEIRKSSLARLLCNVGEGVGQVVKRGFYNVGPKNPLVSCSEIPQMKFSAWKE; translated from the exons ATGTCACTCAAGTGCGTTGTAGCCATTTTTCTGCTAGCGAACCTAGCTTTTGGGGTTCGCTACGACTACCATTCATCTCAACCAGTCAGCAAGTCTTTACTGACCTATTATGAAAACTTAAATGCGACCGA CACTTGCACTTTCGATATAGCACCATGTGACCCTAATGAATGGAGACGGCTGGATGGATCGTGTAACAACCTCAACCAACCGGCTAAAGGAGCATACTTCGTGCCCATGATAAGGCTCCTGGATTCAGTTTACCACAATG GTAATGAACCCAGAAAAGCTGCTGACGGTGAGGATCTCCCTCTTCCCAGAAAAGTCCGTACTGCTTTATTGAAGATCGGAAAATCTAGCCACCCTGAGCTCAGCCAGCAAGTACCCAGCTTCGCGGCTTACGTGTTGATGGACATTGCATCCATACATGATATAG aaaaaatgttattagaGAAAACTGACTGCTGCGAACCTGAACACATGAATGACCCAGAATGCACGCCCAACATCATACCAGAGGACGACCCCATCCATAGATTCAGTGGTATTCGCTGCTTGAACTTGACCAGACCGCAAACGTACCAAGACTTCCACTGTACCCAAGAAAAAGTACCTTCCCTG attattaGAGCGACACCCTCTTTCGACTCTTCTCCTATTTACAACCAGTTTAATGATGGAGAAAAAGCCAGGACTTACAAAGATGGACTCTTGATAACTGAGGAAGAAAATGGAAGACTCTTCCCGCCAACTGGACCTCGAGGACTCTGCCTATTAAACCAGGCTCCAAAAGAAACTAGATGTTACCAAAACC ATCTTAACAGTGTGTTGCCAATCCATATGTACACACTGTGGTTCTACAGAAACCACAACTTCATTGCCAAAGAGTTGGCTAAGGTCAACCCACACTGGGATGATGAAACTCTTTTCCAAACTGCAAGAGACATCAACATTGCCTTCCAACAGAACATGTACTTCTATGAATGGCTACCAGCTGTTATGG GTTACGACAATCTAGTCAAAGCTGGAATTCTTAACAAAGACCAGGGATTCAGGGACGTCTACGATGACAAATTGTACCCAGTGATGACCTTGGAATACAACTTTGCGTTGCGTTGGTTCCACACTATGATAGAAGCTACTTCGCA TTTGTACGACAAAGAAGGAAACAAGGTCGGAGACATGCCGTTGTTAGAGATCTTATTCAGGACTGGATGGGTGCCTCAAGACAAGAACGAAGAATACATTACCAACGGATTCATCAGACAGCCTTGCCACAACCCTGACCACAGTATCGATTATGAT atTTCTGAACGTGGTCTGCCCCTTGTTCAACGAGTCTTGGACCTCGCTACCAGTGACATGCACAAAAACCGTTTGTTCGGTTTGGCTCCTTACGTCGACTACGTCAAGCTATTCAATAACATTACTGTTAACGACTTCGAAGATCTGTCTCCACTTATTGATGAAGAG aatatctACAAACTTTCGTTGCTCTACAAAAATGTGAGAGACATTGATCTTATGGCCGGTATGTGGTCTGAGAGGCACATGCAGGGTGGCAGTGTATCCAAAACACTCGGTGACATCACTTTGGATGCTTTAAGCAGATCCATCAAAGGAGACAGACATTGGTACGAAAGACCAAACAGGCCGCATGCTTTTAACAAAG tccAACTGAAGGAGATTAGGAAGTCAAGTTTGGCAAGACTTCTGTGCAACGTTGGCGAGGGTGTCGGACAAGTTGTAAAGCGCGGCTTCTACAACGTCGGCCCCAA GAACCCATTAGTTTCGTGCAGCGAGATCCCACAAATGAAATTCTCTGCGTGGAAGGAATAA